The nucleotide window tatattagagacttttcattaagatccTAAAGAATTATATGAAGgtttggaaaatgggcatccgatgacccctttaaatgtgtACATTTAAGTGTAAAGTGATAGTCTCTAGTCACATGCAAGTCTATAACTGCGAAAGATCTTAAAGTTAATATGTCCATGCAATGAAATTGTTTTAGTTAGGTCAATATCTTGTGTAAGTTGCAATTAACATGTTTGTGCAGTACAAAATCAACATTTATCATTTTACTAACcaaacaggacaaaaaaaaacagcctgtTACCTTTTTTACTATGATGTTTTTGGATGTAAATGTCTTAATACTgttaagtggacctcagagaatagtacaaaaaaaaaaagaaaaaagacccTTCATGAACCCCTTTAAGCATCTGGAAACAGTTTTATGGGAgatttttctgttattttagcTTTCTCTGCTCCAAACATGAGATGTTCTCCGACTGAATGAATTTGTCACTGTGCTGTAAACACCACAGGATTGCCTAAGCATTTGCAGCTCTTAACACGTTCAATTGCATTTGCATATTCTGTTTCCATTCATCTATATCCATGTTTTATGTAGTCATCTTTATAATTACAGTGCTttctaatattaatttttttctagTATCACCAATTCACAAACCCCTTTTGGGAAGCCCTGCTTTGCATACCACATTTCTGCTTAAAAATGCTTGCCAGACTGTGAATAATGTATCATAAGTAagtgtttgcaaaaaaaaaaaagctcttggGTTCCTTCGCTGGAATTCGGGTTCAGTGAAGGAGGACCTGTTGCACAATCGGTTTTGATAAGTGTGATGTCAGCATTGGGGTTCTTTAAAAGAGACCGTGCTGCCAAAGTACACACAAACACCATAAACAGACAAGTCAATTTCTTGATGAAACATCTGCCGCTTTACTGTTCATACGCTTATGCATTTTTCACTCAGTTGGAAATTTCACAATCATGAAGTTCACCGCAGCAGCCTTCGTTTTTCTGACCTGCATGACACTGCTGTCCACAGAAGGTAAGCTTTTCTGAATGCAATtgataatattttaatgtaaggGTTTTAAAAATGCTTATATGTGTTGAATAAATATTATAAGAGTTTACAAGCCACTAATACTCTTACTTCTGTCTTGTTTCATTCAGTCATCGCTGCCAGACTGCCAAACCAAAACCTGCGCTGCAATTGCGTTAAGACGTATTTGGGAAAGCCAATTAACCCTAAACTAATCCAGAAAGTACAACTGATTCCTGCTGGACCACACTGCAGAAAAGATGAGATCATGTGAGTGACATAAATCTGATATCAGTGCGATGCAGATGTCAAATTAAAAACGTGATTTTGATGACCAGAAAGTATCCAACAAGCTTGCTTTGTCTCACACAGTGCCACTCTGAAAAACGGACAGACCTGCCTTAATCCCAATGATGAGTGGGTGAAAAAGATCATCTAAAGATAGTTTTCCATCAGTGTTTGCATGCAGATGCAATGATTTTTCTTACTGTATGCTGTAGCACACATTTGTCTTCTGCATATTTCTGTAAAGCTGTGAAATGAAACAAGTGCACTTGCAAGCTGTTTGGATGCATTCTCTAATGAGAGAATCACATTTCACAAAGCAAATTTAAAATATGTTGTATTGTGATTTTGGCTGAAAGAAATATTGAACATTTTGTAATGCAGAAAATAAAGTAAAGTTTtttgttcttcttttttttcccaaCAATCTCTAAAAGATAGTTTCCCATCAGTGTTTGCATGCAGATGCAATAATTTTTCTTACTGTAAGTTGTAGCACACATTTGTCTTCTGCATATTTCTGTAGAGCTGTGAAATGAAACAGTTAAATGCAAGTGCACTTGCAAGCTGTTTGGATGCATTCTCTCATTAGAGAATCACATTTGACAAAGCAAATTTAAAATatgttgtattgttattttggcTGAAAGAAACATTACTTTTTAACACTTTGCATGAATATGGAACATTTTGTAATGcagaaaataaagttttttgttcttttttttttaacaatctcAAAAAGATAGTTTCCCATCAGTGTTTGCATGCGGATGCAATGATTTTTCTAACTGTATGTTGTAGCACACATTTTTCTTCTGCATATTTCTGTACAGCTGTGAAATGAAACTGTTAAATGCAAGTGCACTTGCAAGCTGTTTGGATGCATATTTTCATTAGAGAATCACATTTGATGAATCAAATTTAAAATTTGCATGGCAGAATATGTTGTATcttattttactgttgttctttttttttgtcaatcTGAAAAAGATAGTTTCCTATCTGTGTTTGCATCCAGATGCAATGATTTTTCTTACTGTATGTTTTAGCACACATTTTTCTTCTGTATAGCTGTGAAATGCAGTGGTTAAATGCAAACATACTTGTATCATCCACTTTAAAAACTTTTGGGATGCAGGTGACTTGCTCATTAGAGAATCACTTTTGATAAggcaaatttaaaatattttgtattttaacactttgcatgaataaagttaatcggtaacactttataataacgttcaagtcatttataagtggttagttaatgataaaataatgatttacaaaacattcataaatgtttaataagtgatatgctaacaatttgtgtatgttttgttaattagttaattagttaatgatggACTAATCATTTAGAAAACATGACaatgcattcataaatgattaataagtgatatgttagtatttttatctatgttttgtagattaagtaataaataatttacaagtgattagataatgatgagctaatttacaaaacatgattatacgtttacaaatgattaaGTAATACGCTATTGATTTACAAATCTGTCGCAAGTTATCTTTAAAAAATagtatatcatgaaataatcaaacagatccttagtaagtggttaataagttactagttaatatattatttgtcacttaaaaataattaaaatatcaatcatttaaatttgtatccttcactgaagatcaCATCATTGGTATCTGTTGCTGGTTGCTGAGAAGCCAGAGTGAGAACTCGGAGAATCAGAAGTAGATCCACAAAAcgtatttatttttaactgaCAGGAAATCCAAGAAGACaccaacaaaataactttaagacgacacaaagaCACAGAAgggcaaacgacttataaagggtaaaaCTAATGACTGACAGGTGGAGACAATAATGTGGGACAAACCAACTACAGCAgaacaaaagggggagacaaagggagaaaccaaatcagaacaaTACAAAAGACCAGAAACACAAGGATACA belongs to Garra rufa chromosome 3, GarRuf1.0, whole genome shotgun sequence and includes:
- the cxcl8b.3 gene encoding interleukin-8b.3, which translates into the protein MKFTAAAFVFLTCMTLLSTEVIAARLPNQNLRCNCVKTYLGKPINPKLIQKVQLIPAGPHCRKDEIIATLKNGQTCLNPNDEWVKKII